The following are encoded in a window of Vicugna pacos chromosome 2, VicPac4, whole genome shotgun sequence genomic DNA:
- the LOC140688736 gene encoding uncharacterized protein yields the protein MRSKSEKIFNIKLQIVLNTRLWSLDAMWRGGLWRACVSAHACAHVIWPEGLFQSCGSDGSSDLWSPSAGCLITAHLTPATNTLFWGPPHAACPHTEFFLRHLKVSPPSLSAWPLCRLPCESLEVQAVPGQTCSLPLRCPGGPLRTLWAGAGGVGLLGYREHVLTVQVASMKLPVLSWGVRGELTGRQRSQQGAGTLSFRKFTSCHVTFTKHLRALIGAARVPSRKSPTSKLLPPDYTWQLSIRPPYL from the exons ATGAGAAGTAAATCGGAGaagatttttaacattaaattacaGATAGTCTTGAATACCAGGCTTTGGAGTCTGGATGCTATGTG GAGGGGTGGTCTGTGGCGCGCATGCGTGTCCGCGCACGCATGCGCACACGTGATTTGGCCCGAGGGCCTGTTTCAGTCCTGCGGCTCTGACGGCAGCTCCGATCTCTGGAGCCCGTCTGCCGGCTGCTTGATAACTGCCCACCTAACCCCAGCTACCAATACTCTGTTTTGGGGGCCGCCTCACGCTGCATGTCCTCATACTGAGTTCTTCTTGCGCCACCTCAAGGTCAGTCCCCCTTCCCTGTCCGCTTGGCCGTTGTGCCGCTTGCCCTGTGAATCTCTGGAAGTGCAGGCCGTACCAGGGCAGACCTGCTCCTTGCCTCTGCGCTGCCCCGGTGGACCGCTTCGCACTCTTTGGGCCGGAGCAGGCGGTGTCGGTCTCCTCGGTTACAGAGAACACGTGCTTACCGTGCAGGTGGCTTCCATGAAGCTCCCCGTGCTTAGCTGGGGAGTGAGAGGGGAGCTCACAGGACGTCAGCGGTCTCAGCAAGGTGCAGGCACCCTCAGTTTTCGAAAGTTCACTTCATGCCACGTCACCTTTACGAAACACCTAC GAGCCCTTATAGGGGCAGCGCGTGTCCCCAGCCGCAAGAGCCCCACCTCCAAGCTCCTTCCCCCAGACTACACTTGGCAACTCAGCATCAGGCCACCATACCTTTGA